In Roseomonas fluvialis, one genomic interval encodes:
- a CDS encoding Bug family tripartite tricarboxylate transporter substrate binding protein — MTLIAIRRRSLVAAAGLLAAPRLARAQEAWPARPVRYINPYTAGGPTDTLSRQICQKMAELSGQQFVVENRTGSGGIVGNQAIAAAAPDGYTVGLGGIATHAIAPTLYARLPFDPHRDFTFASGMWQLPNLLVVNNDIPARNVPELIAHLKANPAKYSYASAGSGTTLHISGELFRAMAGVEITHVPYRGSAAAYPDIIAGRVHMIFDNIPGALAQAREGRVRALGVTSLARSPVVPDTPAIAETLPGFDMTSWTCLCGPAGIPPAVVARIAALARRALETEELKRAYLDQGATAWPTTPEQIADFRAAEEARLAPIIRASGARVD; from the coding sequence ATGACGCTGATCGCCATCCGCCGTCGCAGCCTTGTCGCGGCCGCCGGTCTGCTCGCCGCCCCGCGCCTGGCCCGCGCGCAGGAGGCCTGGCCGGCGCGTCCGGTCCGCTACATCAACCCCTATACCGCCGGCGGGCCGACCGACACGCTGTCGCGCCAGATCTGCCAGAAGATGGCGGAACTCTCGGGCCAGCAATTCGTCGTCGAGAACCGCACCGGGTCGGGCGGCATCGTCGGCAACCAGGCGATCGCAGCCGCCGCGCCGGATGGCTACACGGTGGGCCTGGGCGGCATCGCCACGCATGCCATCGCGCCGACGCTCTATGCCCGCCTGCCGTTCGACCCGCATCGTGACTTCACCTTCGCGTCCGGCATGTGGCAGCTGCCCAACCTGCTGGTGGTGAACAACGATATCCCCGCGCGCAACGTGCCCGAGCTGATCGCGCACCTGAAGGCGAACCCGGCCAAGTACAGCTATGCCTCGGCCGGGTCGGGCACCACGCTGCACATCTCGGGCGAGTTGTTCCGCGCCATGGCGGGCGTGGAGATCACACATGTCCCGTATCGCGGCAGTGCGGCTGCCTATCCCGACATCATCGCCGGGCGGGTGCACATGATCTTCGACAATATCCCCGGCGCGCTGGCGCAGGCGCGGGAGGGGCGGGTGCGCGCGCTGGGCGTGACCTCGCTCGCACGAAGCCCGGTGGTGCCCGACACCCCCGCCATCGCCGAGACGCTGCCCGGCTTCGACATGACGTCCTGGACCTGCCTATGCGGCCCGGCGGGCATTCCGCCCGCGGTGGTGGCGCGCATCGCGGCCTTGGCGCGGCGCGCGCTCGAGACCGAGGAATTGAAGCGCGCCTACCTGGACCAGGGTGCGACCGCCTGGCCGACAACGCCCGAGCAGATCGCCGATTTCCGCGCGGCGGAGGAAGCGCGCCTCGCGCCGATCATCCGGGCGTCTGGCGCGCGCGTGGACTGA
- a CDS encoding peptidase, which produces MPRHELRVRLGETVYRVERPWGEVPSGQGVPSDVACDAKGRVYVQLRQDPMTDAEGPAVVVLAPDGRRVAAWGGAEVADGHMLSVHPDGRVFVVDRDAQEIIIFSAEGKRLGGIGKRHAPGEPFNAPCDVAFAPDGTIYVADGYAASVVHRFSAEGTPLGRWGREGTGPGEFSTPHSVWVLPDGRVTVADRENNRVQVFTPEGAWLADWRGNHKPMSVHGGPDGGLYVTDQVPQLSLLSKNGAILGRCRPVLNGAHGMWRAPDGCIFLSEQTPSRLTRLVPV; this is translated from the coding sequence ATGCCCCGCCACGAGCTTCGCGTCCGCCTTGGCGAGACGGTCTATCGCGTTGAACGCCCGTGGGGCGAGGTGCCATCCGGCCAGGGCGTGCCATCCGATGTCGCCTGCGACGCGAAGGGCCGCGTCTATGTCCAGTTGCGCCAGGACCCGATGACGGACGCGGAGGGGCCCGCCGTCGTCGTCCTCGCGCCCGATGGACGGCGCGTCGCCGCCTGGGGCGGGGCGGAGGTGGCCGATGGGCACATGCTCTCGGTCCATCCGGACGGCCGCGTCTTCGTGGTGGACCGCGACGCGCAGGAAATCATCATCTTCTCCGCCGAGGGCAAGCGGCTGGGCGGCATCGGCAAGCGGCACGCACCAGGCGAGCCCTTCAATGCGCCCTGCGACGTGGCCTTCGCGCCGGACGGCACGATCTACGTGGCCGATGGCTACGCCGCCTCGGTCGTGCATCGCTTCAGCGCCGAGGGCACGCCGCTCGGCCGCTGGGGCCGGGAAGGCACGGGGCCCGGCGAATTCTCCACGCCCCATTCCGTCTGGGTGCTGCCCGATGGTCGCGTGACGGTGGCCGACCGCGAGAACAACCGCGTGCAGGTCTTCACGCCGGAGGGCGCCTGGCTCGCCGACTGGCGCGGCAACCACAAACCCATGAGCGTCCATGGCGGCCCCGATGGCGGCCTGTATGTGACCGACCAGGTGCCGCAACTGTCACTGCTGTCGAAGAATGGCGCGATCCTGGGGCGCTGCCGGCCGGTGCTGAACGGCGCGCATGGCATGTGGCGCGCGCCGGATGGCTGCATCTTCCTCAGCGAGCAGACGCCGTCGCGACTGACGCGTCTGGTGCCGGTGTGA
- a CDS encoding bactofilin family protein, with translation MSIFRRKDETGQPEATPASVPVARDSDLAMPPFRPAGVPLPATASGPAAPKPSAPPAGAGVARVPPAPGAAPSGPAAARGGPGRAEAADRRTMIIGKGISLQGTVTEAEKLVIEGTMESQLLQAQELVISHSGVFKGEVQVEDAEIAGVFDGTLTVNGSLTIRATGRVIGVARSRRLSVEDGGQLSGKMEMITGDAPAATAPRLAPVPVPAPARTTEPADA, from the coding sequence ATGTCGATCTTCCGCCGCAAGGATGAGACGGGCCAGCCCGAAGCCACGCCGGCCAGCGTGCCGGTCGCGCGCGATTCCGACCTCGCCATGCCGCCCTTCCGGCCGGCCGGCGTTCCGCTGCCGGCTACGGCATCGGGCCCCGCCGCGCCGAAGCCCAGCGCACCGCCCGCCGGCGCCGGCGTGGCGCGGGTGCCGCCCGCACCCGGCGCCGCGCCCAGCGGGCCGGCCGCCGCCCGTGGTGGCCCCGGCCGCGCCGAGGCCGCCGACCGCCGCACCATGATCATCGGCAAGGGCATCAGCCTTCAGGGCACGGTGACCGAGGCCGAGAAGCTGGTCATCGAAGGCACCATGGAAAGCCAGTTGCTGCAGGCGCAGGAATTGGTGATCAGCCATTCCGGCGTCTTCAAGGGCGAGGTCCAGGTCGAGGACGCCGAGATTGCCGGCGTGTTCGACGGCACCCTCACCGTCAATGGCAGCCTGACCATCCGCGCCACCGGCCGGGTGATCGGTGTGGCGCGTTCGCGCCGCCTGTCGGTCGAGGATGGCGGCCAGCTCTCCGGCAAGATGGAGATGATCACCGGGGATGCCCCGGCCGCGACCGCGCCGCGCCTGGCGCCGGTGCCGGTGCCCGCGCCGGCCCGCACCACCGAGCCCGCCGACGCCTGA
- the hemH gene encoding ferrochelatase — protein MTKRRVAIVLFNLGGPDRSESVRPFLVNLFTDPAILRVPGFIRPWLGRLIAWRRTKPAMENYAVLGGKSPLLELTEEQGRALDAAMAHDPDIEVRSFVAMRYWHPMSDEAAHAVKDWAPDEVLLFPLYPQFSTTTTGSSIAAWDEACRKAGLSVPTTTLCCWHSDGGFAAATARLVQDSFEKARAELPADVKLRILFSAHGLPESIVNAGDPYQWQVEQTVASVVKHLDIPDMDHIVCYQSRVTPQKWIGPSTEDEIERAAEEKVAILICPIAFVSEHSETLVELDVEYREEADHLGIPGYFRVPAQNSDPAFIAALADLARGALGSGRSLCSFAGGRQCPKQHRDCPHAKARVEARVAVKEPA, from the coding sequence ATGACCAAGCGCCGCGTCGCCATCGTGCTGTTCAACCTCGGCGGTCCGGACCGCTCCGAGAGCGTGCGGCCGTTCCTGGTGAACCTGTTCACCGACCCCGCCATCCTGCGCGTGCCAGGCTTCATCCGGCCCTGGCTCGGGCGGCTGATCGCCTGGCGGCGCACCAAGCCGGCGATGGAGAACTACGCCGTGCTGGGGGGCAAGTCCCCGCTGCTGGAACTGACCGAGGAGCAGGGCCGCGCGCTCGATGCCGCCATGGCGCATGACCCGGACATCGAGGTCCGGTCCTTCGTGGCCATGCGCTACTGGCACCCGATGTCGGATGAGGCCGCCCATGCCGTGAAGGACTGGGCGCCGGACGAGGTGCTGCTGTTCCCGCTCTATCCGCAGTTCTCGACCACCACGACCGGCAGTTCGATCGCGGCCTGGGACGAAGCCTGCCGCAAGGCCGGGCTGTCGGTGCCCACCACGACGCTGTGCTGCTGGCATTCCGATGGCGGCTTCGCCGCCGCCACCGCCCGCCTGGTGCAGGACAGCTTCGAGAAGGCGCGCGCGGAACTGCCGGCCGATGTGAAGCTGCGCATCCTGTTCTCGGCGCACGGCCTGCCCGAGAGCATCGTCAACGCCGGCGATCCCTACCAGTGGCAGGTCGAGCAGACCGTGGCGTCGGTGGTGAAGCACCTCGATATCCCGGATATGGACCACATCGTCTGCTACCAGTCGCGCGTGACGCCGCAGAAGTGGATCGGCCCGTCCACCGAGGACGAGATCGAGCGCGCCGCCGAGGAGAAGGTGGCGATCCTGATCTGCCCGATCGCCTTCGTGTCCGAGCATTCGGAGACGCTCGTGGAACTGGACGTGGAATACCGCGAAGAGGCCGACCACCTCGGCATCCCCGGCTATTTCCGCGTGCCCGCGCAGAACTCCGACCCGGCCTTCATCGCGGCGCTGGCGGACCTGGCGCGCGGCGCGCTCGGGTCGGGGCGGTCGCTGTGTTCCTTCGCCGGCGGACGGCAATGCCCGAAGCAGCATCGCGACTGCCCGCATGCCAAGGCGCGCGTCGAGGCGCGCGTGGCGGTCAAGGAACCCGCGTGA
- a CDS encoding AEC family transporter, with protein sequence MSVLRIGLRQCSGARPARVSSGVRMNAWLDAFVPAFALLALGALLKRRLLRDDAVWAGMERLIYWVLLPSLIIAALSPLDLATLPLGRIAGAIWGALALGSLAALALSRVLGLAHPAMTSVLQGGIRFNNLMGFAIVGALFGAEGTGFGAVATGIIVPFVQTVTTLAFAFDGQRGPPRPLAVLRQLALNPLLLAVGIGFGIAALGGLPAGLAPTVQTLGRASVALGLLCVGAALSLQSFSDRVGVQAATGVLKLVVMPAVTWGLCVLLGVPPLATAVAVVFMALPTAATSYVMARAMGGDAPLMAAITTTEHIVSIVTLPLWVMLVAP encoded by the coding sequence ATGTCCGTCCTGCGAATCGGCCTGCGCCAATGCAGTGGTGCGCGGCCGGCGCGCGTCTCGTCCGGGGTGCGCATGAACGCCTGGCTCGATGCCTTCGTGCCGGCCTTCGCCCTGCTGGCGCTCGGCGCGCTGCTGAAGCGGCGCCTGCTGCGCGACGACGCGGTCTGGGCAGGGATGGAGCGGCTGATCTACTGGGTGCTGCTGCCCTCGCTCATCATCGCCGCGCTGTCGCCGCTCGACCTCGCCACGCTGCCGCTCGGGCGGATCGCCGGCGCCATCTGGGGCGCGCTGGCACTGGGCAGCCTGGCGGCGCTGGCGCTGTCGCGCGTGCTCGGACTGGCGCACCCGGCCATGACATCCGTGCTGCAGGGCGGCATCCGCTTCAACAACCTGATGGGCTTCGCCATCGTCGGCGCGCTGTTCGGCGCCGAGGGCACCGGCTTCGGCGCGGTCGCCACCGGCATCATCGTGCCCTTCGTGCAGACCGTCACGACGCTCGCCTTCGCCTTCGATGGCCAGCGCGGGCCGCCGCGGCCGCTTGCGGTGCTGCGGCAACTGGCGCTGAACCCGCTGCTGCTGGCGGTGGGAATCGGCTTCGGCATCGCGGCCCTGGGCGGCTTGCCGGCGGGTCTGGCGCCGACGGTGCAGACGCTGGGTCGGGCTTCGGTCGCGCTTGGCCTGCTGTGCGTGGGGGCGGCGCTGTCGCTGCAATCCTTCTCCGACCGGGTGGGCGTACAGGCGGCGACAGGCGTGCTGAAGCTGGTGGTGATGCCGGCGGTCACCTGGGGGCTGTGCGTGCTGCTGGGCGTGCCGCCGCTCGCGACCGCGGTCGCGGTGGTGTTCATGGCGCTGCCGACTGCCGCCACATCCTATGTCATGGCGCGCGCGATGGGCGGCGATGCGCCGCTGATGGCGGCGATCACGACGACCGAGCACATCGTGTCGATCGTCACGCTGCCGCTGTGGGTGATGCTGGTCGCGCCGTGA
- a CDS encoding EI24 domain-containing protein codes for MIRAVALAFAQLDDPAFRRPLLWGVLGALLAVGLLTWGAIEGAAWLAGGTGWLSWLAQAGGGLAALVLAWWLFLPVAAAIAAQLVEPVAAAVERRHYPALPPPRGASVAAQVAFGLRFGLRLLVVQVLLLPLLFIPVVGVVLALAVSAHALGSGMVQQTALLRMDPAQARAAWRRLRWSGWGLGLVLAAMALVPLLNLLVPVLGTAAAVHLLQRGTIA; via the coding sequence ATGATCCGCGCCGTCGCACTCGCCTTCGCACAACTCGACGACCCAGCCTTCCGGCGCCCCTTGCTGTGGGGCGTGCTCGGCGCCCTGCTGGCGGTCGGGCTGCTCACCTGGGGCGCCATCGAGGGCGCGGCCTGGCTGGCCGGCGGGACCGGCTGGCTGTCCTGGCTGGCCCAGGCGGGCGGCGGGCTGGCCGCGCTGGTCCTGGCCTGGTGGCTGTTCCTGCCGGTAGCGGCGGCGATCGCGGCACAGTTGGTCGAACCGGTCGCTGCGGCGGTGGAACGCCGCCACTACCCGGCCCTGCCGCCGCCGCGGGGCGCCTCGGTCGCGGCGCAGGTGGCGTTCGGGTTACGATTCGGCTTGCGGCTGCTGGTCGTGCAGGTGCTGTTGCTGCCGCTGCTGTTCATTCCCGTGGTGGGGGTGGTGCTGGCGCTCGCGGTCTCGGCCCATGCGCTGGGGTCGGGCATGGTGCAGCAGACCGCGCTGCTGAGGATGGACCCGGCGCAGGCGCGCGCGGCCTGGCGCCGCCTGCGCTGGTCCGGCTGGGGACTCGGCCTGGTGCTCGCGGCGATGGCACTGGTGCCGCTGCTCAACCTGCTGGTGCCGGTGCTGGGCACCGCGGCCGCCGTTCACCTGCTGCAGCGTGGCACGATCGCGTGA
- a CDS encoding VWA domain-containing protein, whose translation MRHFLGLAFTLACLGAPSAHAQQPAQQAGETIVILDMSASMWGRIGDQTKLEIAREAVRGMFSRFPAGSRVGLMAYGHRRAGQCSDIQVLFEPGPVDAAAAGQALDRLTARGRTPLTESVRQAAAALRVRERGGTIILVTDGIETCDGDPCALAAELESANASFTAHVVGFDLRTASERARVACIAERTGGVFVPAANADELAGALARATEARPAPTTPVAPPRGVGLRATNGPGGPTLAEATFTVLREGEETPVHEGSAASLPLAPGRYIVTGSTIDRIGTVTAEVTATAPAEIVVPLADALPRATVTPARTSVDATTTVEVTWTGPNEPGDYLVMAPAAQGQEEPETRHYAYARDGSPATLRAPGVAGAYEVRYVLARAARPIGRASITVTPVTATLAAPAEAAAGSPVAVQWTGPRAPGSWIGIVPAGAPPAQYIAGGFVYVEDAATPLTLTAPAAAGAYEIRFVEGIDGTPLATRPLAVTAATATLDGPDSGMAGSPVTIRFAPAAASQGSFIAIVAPDAAASDYIQGSWAYAEGGEVAFHLPPTAGRYELRYVLVAPGSAEIILRRPITATAPAATLTAPATGAAGTPMTVGFTGPRGSADYIAVAAVDSAGDQYITYFTIGEAAQGEITLPEEKGTYELRYVMGAADAANAVIARQRITVH comes from the coding sequence ATGCGCCACTTCCTTGGCCTTGCCTTCACGCTCGCCTGCCTCGGTGCGCCATCCGCGCATGCGCAGCAGCCGGCGCAGCAAGCGGGCGAGACCATCGTCATCCTCGACATGTCGGCCTCGATGTGGGGGCGGATCGGCGACCAGACCAAGCTCGAGATCGCGCGCGAGGCGGTGCGCGGCATGTTCTCCCGCTTCCCCGCCGGCAGCCGGGTTGGGCTGATGGCCTATGGGCATCGCCGCGCCGGGCAATGCAGCGACATCCAGGTGCTGTTCGAACCCGGCCCGGTGGACGCCGCCGCGGCCGGCCAGGCGCTGGACCGCCTGACCGCGCGCGGCCGGACGCCGCTGACCGAATCGGTCCGCCAGGCGGCGGCGGCGCTGCGCGTGCGCGAGCGTGGCGGCACCATCATCCTGGTCACCGACGGCATCGAGACCTGCGACGGCGACCCCTGCGCCCTCGCTGCTGAGCTCGAATCCGCCAATGCGTCCTTCACCGCCCATGTCGTGGGCTTCGACCTGCGGACGGCCTCCGAGCGCGCCCGCGTCGCCTGCATCGCCGAGCGCACCGGCGGGGTGTTCGTGCCCGCGGCCAATGCGGATGAACTGGCCGGCGCCCTGGCCCGCGCCACCGAGGCGCGGCCCGCGCCCACCACCCCTGTCGCGCCCCCGCGTGGCGTCGGCCTGCGCGCCACCAACGGCCCCGGCGGCCCGACCCTGGCGGAGGCCACCTTCACCGTGCTGCGCGAAGGCGAGGAAACGCCGGTGCATGAAGGCAGCGCCGCCAGCCTGCCGTTGGCGCCGGGCCGCTACATCGTCACGGGTTCGACGATCGACCGCATCGGCACCGTGACCGCCGAGGTGACCGCGACCGCCCCGGCCGAGATCGTCGTGCCACTGGCCGACGCGCTGCCGCGCGCGACGGTCACGCCGGCGCGCACCAGCGTCGATGCCACCACGACGGTCGAGGTCACCTGGACCGGACCGAACGAACCCGGCGACTACCTGGTCATGGCCCCCGCCGCGCAGGGCCAGGAGGAACCCGAGACCCGCCATTACGCCTATGCCCGCGACGGCAGCCCCGCCACGCTGCGCGCCCCCGGCGTGGCCGGCGCCTACGAGGTCCGCTACGTGCTGGCCCGTGCCGCGCGGCCGATCGGGCGTGCCTCGATCACGGTCACACCGGTCACCGCCACCCTTGCCGCGCCGGCCGAGGCCGCCGCCGGCAGCCCGGTCGCGGTGCAATGGACCGGCCCGCGCGCGCCGGGCTCCTGGATCGGCATCGTGCCGGCGGGCGCGCCGCCCGCCCAGTACATCGCGGGCGGCTTCGTCTATGTCGAGGATGCCGCGACGCCGCTGACCCTGACCGCCCCGGCGGCCGCCGGCGCGTACGAGATCCGCTTCGTCGAGGGCATCGACGGCACGCCACTGGCGACCCGGCCGCTGGCGGTGACCGCCGCGACAGCGACGCTGGATGGTCCGGACAGCGGCATGGCCGGCAGCCCGGTAACGATCCGCTTCGCGCCGGCCGCGGCATCGCAGGGCAGCTTCATCGCCATCGTCGCGCCCGATGCGGCTGCCAGCGACTATATCCAGGGCTCCTGGGCCTATGCCGAAGGCGGCGAGGTCGCCTTCCACCTGCCGCCAACGGCCGGGCGGTACGAGCTGCGCTATGTCCTGGTCGCGCCGGGCAGCGCCGAGATCATCCTGCGCCGCCCGATCACCGCGACGGCGCCGGCCGCGACGCTGACCGCGCCCGCGACCGGTGCCGCCGGCACGCCGATGACGGTCGGCTTCACCGGGCCGCGTGGCAGTGCGGATTACATCGCCGTCGCCGCGGTCGATTCCGCTGGCGACCAGTACATCACCTACTTCACCATCGGCGAGGCGGCGCAGGGCGAGATCACCCTGCCCGAGGAAAAGGGCACCTACGAACTCCGCTACGTCATGGGCGCGGCGGATGCGGCGAACGCCGTGATCGCCCGCCAGCGCATCACCGTGCACTGA
- the secB gene encoding protein-export chaperone SecB translates to MSEQQTPPVNGGAAPATGPVVLNLQFTKDLSFEVPGAPEIYLTMREAPAINIALDVQARRLQEGQETYEISLQIRADAKTGAGATAFIAELVYCGIFTLNGVPAEMLEPVLLVECPRLLFPFARNILADVTRDGGFPPVLLAPIDFVQLWQSRRGQPSSASVANA, encoded by the coding sequence ATGTCCGAACAGCAGACTCCGCCCGTGAACGGCGGCGCCGCCCCTGCCACCGGCCCGGTGGTGCTGAACCTGCAGTTCACCAAGGACCTGTCCTTCGAGGTGCCCGGCGCGCCCGAGATCTACCTGACCATGCGCGAGGCGCCGGCGATCAACATCGCCCTCGATGTCCAGGCGCGCCGGCTGCAGGAAGGCCAGGAGACCTACGAGATCTCCCTGCAGATCCGCGCCGACGCCAAGACCGGTGCGGGCGCGACGGCCTTCATCGCCGAGTTGGTCTATTGCGGCATCTTCACCCTGAACGGCGTGCCGGCCGAGATGCTGGAGCCCGTGCTGCTGGTGGAATGCCCGCGCCTGCTGTTCCCCTTCGCCCGGAACATCCTGGCCGATGTCACGCGCGACGGCGGCTTCCCGCCGGTGCTGCTGGCGCCGATCGACTTCGTGCAGCTGTGGCAGTCGCGCCGCGGCCAGCCGTCATCCGCATCCGTGGCCAATGCCTGA
- a CDS encoding Bug family tripartite tricarboxylate transporter substrate binding protein yields MPSRRALLVAPALLAAPAARAQQRPLRIITPFATGGSTDTLARLVGARITALTGQAVVVEARPGAGGDLAMQAGAAAEPDGHTLILGSDSSLVRNPMLRRGIPYDPERDFAPIARLVVSWYAVAVNAALPVRTLAEFVAWARANPGRVNYGSAGPGTLAHVIGEMMSQGLGLDMQHVPYRGASPALQDLVAGRLQFYAVSAGGLLNLLREGTVRVLAVTGASRQPALPGVPTIAEARFAEYDHSAFYSLSAPARVAPPFVDQTGALLGRIIAEPDTAERLQALALDPAFLGPSEFRAFLAAERVRWREIIARTGLRLEG; encoded by the coding sequence ATGCCCAGCCGTCGAGCCCTGCTCGTCGCGCCTGCGTTGCTCGCCGCCCCTGCGGCGCGCGCGCAACAGCGTCCGTTGCGCATCATCACCCCCTTCGCCACCGGCGGTTCGACCGACACGCTGGCCCGCCTGGTGGGTGCGCGCATCACCGCGCTGACCGGCCAGGCGGTGGTTGTGGAAGCCCGCCCGGGCGCGGGCGGCGACCTGGCCATGCAGGCCGGCGCCGCCGCGGAACCGGACGGGCATACGCTGATCCTCGGCAGCGATTCCTCGCTGGTGCGCAACCCGATGCTGCGCCGAGGCATCCCCTATGATCCGGAACGCGACTTCGCGCCGATCGCGCGCCTCGTGGTCTCCTGGTACGCCGTCGCGGTGAATGCGGCGCTGCCGGTGCGCACGCTGGCGGAATTCGTCGCCTGGGCGCGGGCCAATCCGGGGCGGGTGAATTACGGGTCTGCCGGGCCCGGGACGCTCGCGCATGTCATCGGGGAGATGATGAGCCAGGGCCTTGGCCTCGACATGCAGCACGTGCCCTATCGCGGCGCGAGCCCGGCCCTGCAGGACCTGGTCGCGGGACGATTGCAGTTCTACGCGGTCTCGGCCGGCGGGCTGCTGAACCTGTTGCGCGAAGGTACGGTGCGCGTGCTGGCGGTGACCGGGGCCAGCCGGCAGCCGGCGCTGCCCGGCGTGCCAACCATCGCGGAGGCACGCTTCGCGGAATACGACCATTCGGCCTTCTATTCGCTCTCGGCGCCGGCGCGCGTCGCGCCCCCCTTTGTGGACCAGACCGGTGCGCTGCTCGGACGCATCATCGCCGAGCCGGATACGGCGGAGCGGCTGCAGGCGTTGGCGCTCGACCCCGCCTTTCTCGGCCCGTCGGAGTTCCGCGCCTTCCTGGCGGCCGAGCGCGTTCGGTGGCGCGAGATCATCGCCCGCACGGGCCTCAGGCTGGAGGGATGA
- a CDS encoding HAD family hydrolase: MSRPAAVLFDCDGVLADTEMLVNTLVSEQLTALGWPMSAAESRETFLGMALPDMVPRIEARVGQLPPDWVEEISTLIAHEMNRRTPPIPGAANALRAVVAAGVPVAVASNSGRAELMAKMRSLGLAAVFADRVFSFEDVDRPKPWPDIYLAAAAACHVAPQDCVVIEDSVPGVRAGRAAGCRVLGFAHETPAGVLSAHGAEPFASMAELPALLGL; the protein is encoded by the coding sequence GTGAGCCGACCTGCCGCGGTCCTGTTCGACTGCGACGGCGTGCTGGCCGACACCGAGATGCTGGTGAACACGCTGGTGTCGGAGCAGCTCACCGCGCTCGGCTGGCCCATGAGTGCGGCGGAATCGCGCGAAACCTTCCTCGGCATGGCGCTGCCCGACATGGTGCCGCGGATCGAGGCGCGGGTCGGCCAGCTTCCGCCGGACTGGGTCGAGGAAATCTCGACCCTCATCGCACACGAGATGAATCGGCGCACGCCGCCCATCCCGGGCGCTGCCAATGCGTTGCGCGCCGTGGTCGCCGCCGGCGTGCCCGTGGCGGTCGCGTCCAATTCCGGGCGCGCGGAACTGATGGCGAAGATGCGGTCGCTGGGCCTTGCTGCGGTCTTCGCCGACCGCGTGTTTTCCTTCGAGGATGTCGACCGCCCCAAGCCCTGGCCGGACATCTACCTGGCGGCGGCCGCCGCCTGCCACGTTGCGCCGCAGGATTGCGTCGTGATCGAGGACAGCGTGCCCGGCGTGCGCGCCGGCCGCGCTGCCGGCTGCCGCGTGCTGGGCTTCGCGCACGAGACGCCTGCTGGTGTCCTGTCGGCGCATGGCGCCGAGCCTTTCGCGTCGATGGCGGAGTTGCCCGCCCTGCTGGGCCTCTAG